The following coding sequences lie in one Desmodus rotundus isolate HL8 chromosome 1, HLdesRot8A.1, whole genome shotgun sequence genomic window:
- the NXNL2 gene encoding nucleoredoxin-like protein 2, protein MVDMLGGRLLVTCRGAWVEAETVLQNKVVALYFASARCAPSRDFTPLLCDFYAELVEQASPPAPLAVVFVSADCNAQEMEDFLLQLPETWLALPFQDTYRHELRTRYHITATPKLVILKPSGEVITNKGRKQIQEQGRACFQDWVEASEVFQNFSG, encoded by the exons ATGGTGGATATGCTAGGCGGGCGGCTCCTGGTAACCTGCCGCGGTGCGTGGGTGGAGGCTGAGACAGTGCTGCAGAACAAGGTGGTTGCGCTCTACTTTGCTTCAGCCCGTTGCGCGCCCAGCCGCGACTTTACGCCGCTGCTCTGCGACTTCTACGCGGAACTGGTGGAGCAGGCCTCGCCTCCCGCACCCTTGGCTGTGGTCTTCGTGTCCGCCGACTGCAACGCACAGGAGATGGAAGACTTTTTGCTTCAGCTGCCGGAAACCTGGCTGGCTCTGCCCTTCCAGGACACTTACCGGCA TGAGCTGAGGACCAGGTACCACATCACAGCCACCCCCAAGCTTGTGATCCTGAAACCCAGTGGGGAGGTCATCACCAACAAAGGACGCAAGCAGATCCAGGAGCAGGGGCGGGCCTGCTTCCAGGACTGGGTGGAGGCCTCTGAAGTCTTTCAGAACTTCTCTGGTTGA